From a single Planococcus shenhongbingii genomic region:
- the recN gene encoding DNA repair protein RecN — MLRELDIRNFAIIDALSVSFTEGLTVLTGETGAGKSIIIDAVHLLAGGRGSQEFIRHGAKRAEIEGLFSLETMQHPVFRKLEEFGIDASDGDILLRRELNDKGKNVCRINGKLVTISILREVGAALIDIHGQHETQELMDEKQHVYLLDQFAGKSIAKAKESYLHTYDKYMKLKREFASYNENEQQIAQRIDLLTFQLREIEAAELVAGEEEELLQERKKLQNFNKIYESVSAAHEAIQGESKGLDWLGSAMSEIEHAASVDEEFSSHSEILSGAFYQIQDVSGEIKRIIDDMEFDPARLNEIEQRLALLQSLKRKYGASVEDILLYHETQVDELDRLINRDQRLQLDQAKLKELTEDLRVEAEELTLLRKKAAKDLGEAIMEQLQALHMGKASFEVNFSALPNGRFDRNGRDAIAFYISTNLGEPLKPLTKVASGGELSRMMLALKTIFSKHQGITSIIFDEVDTGVSGRVAQAIAEKIAAISVHSQVLCISHLPQVAAMADQHLFIEKNVENQRTITTVHELDGDERTEEMSRMLSGAEITELTLQHAEELLTLARDRKLTMR, encoded by the coding sequence ATGCTTCGGGAACTGGATATACGCAATTTTGCCATTATTGATGCACTCTCAGTCAGTTTCACAGAAGGATTGACCGTGTTGACCGGGGAAACGGGTGCCGGGAAATCCATTATCATTGATGCTGTGCATTTATTGGCCGGAGGACGAGGAAGCCAAGAATTTATACGCCATGGCGCTAAAAGAGCGGAAATTGAAGGGCTTTTCTCCTTGGAAACTATGCAGCATCCGGTGTTTCGGAAACTAGAGGAATTTGGTATTGACGCCAGTGACGGTGATATTTTGCTGCGCCGGGAACTGAACGATAAGGGGAAAAATGTTTGCCGCATCAACGGGAAACTGGTGACGATTTCGATCTTGCGGGAAGTCGGCGCCGCTTTGATCGATATTCATGGCCAGCATGAAACACAGGAATTGATGGATGAAAAACAGCATGTGTATTTGCTGGATCAATTTGCTGGAAAATCGATTGCCAAAGCGAAGGAAAGCTATCTTCATACCTACGATAAGTACATGAAGCTGAAGCGTGAATTTGCCTCATATAATGAAAACGAGCAGCAGATTGCCCAGCGGATTGACCTTTTGACGTTTCAGCTGCGGGAAATCGAAGCTGCTGAACTGGTTGCGGGAGAAGAAGAAGAGCTGCTGCAAGAACGCAAAAAACTTCAGAATTTCAATAAAATCTATGAGTCGGTGTCCGCCGCGCATGAAGCGATTCAAGGAGAGTCGAAAGGCCTCGACTGGCTGGGTTCTGCAATGTCAGAAATTGAGCATGCAGCTTCGGTGGATGAGGAATTCAGCAGCCACTCCGAAATACTTTCCGGGGCTTTTTATCAGATTCAGGATGTTTCTGGCGAAATCAAGCGTATAATAGATGATATGGAATTCGATCCGGCAAGGCTGAACGAAATCGAGCAGCGTCTGGCGCTTCTTCAATCGTTAAAAAGAAAATATGGGGCTTCTGTAGAAGACATTTTGCTTTATCATGAAACGCAAGTGGATGAGCTCGACCGCTTGATTAATCGTGATCAGCGTTTGCAGCTTGACCAAGCGAAACTCAAGGAACTTACGGAAGACCTCCGCGTGGAAGCGGAAGAGTTGACGCTGTTGCGAAAGAAAGCCGCGAAGGATTTAGGCGAAGCCATTATGGAACAGCTGCAGGCGCTGCATATGGGGAAAGCGTCATTCGAAGTGAATTTCAGTGCATTGCCGAATGGGCGTTTCGACCGGAATGGCCGCGATGCAATTGCTTTTTATATTTCAACCAACCTTGGAGAACCGCTGAAACCACTGACAAAAGTGGCATCAGGCGGAGAGCTTTCAAGAATGATGCTGGCGTTAAAAACGATTTTTTCAAAACACCAAGGCATTACTTCCATCATATTCGACGAAGTGGATACGGGCGTCAGCGGCCGGGTGGCACAGGCAATCGCGGAAAAAATCGCCGCTATTTCCGTCCATTCGCAAGTGCTGTGCATTTCCCATTTGCCGCAAGTTGCGGCTATGGCAGACCAGCATTTATTCATCGAAAAGAATGTGGAAAATCAGCGCACCATAACGACCGTCCATGAACTGGATGGAGATGAACGTACAGAAGAAATGAGCAGAATGCTGTCTGGAGCAGAAATTACAGAATTGACATTGCAACATGCCGAAGAATTGCTGACGCTGGCACGCGACAGAAAACTGACGATGAGGTAG
- a CDS encoding DUF2627 domain-containing protein: protein MGRLIAFIILLIPGIMAAYGIKLMRDTLFNKLLEPYPALWIQFTLGTIFVVLGIGFFAGFLLNRDRKKGTVSKRFQK, encoded by the coding sequence ATGGGACGTTTAATCGCATTTATTATCTTGTTGATTCCTGGTATCATGGCTGCATACGGCATTAAATTGATGCGCGATACCTTATTCAATAAATTATTGGAGCCTTATCCGGCTTTATGGATTCAATTCACGTTAGGAACCATTTTCGTGGTGCTGGGCATCGGATTTTTCGCTGGATTCCTGTTGAACCGGGACCGCAAAAAAGGAACGGTTTCAAAGCGATTCCAGAAATAA
- a CDS encoding plastocyanin/azurin family copper-binding protein, with amino-acid sequence MYKRWSALVVGGILLLGACGQEEAQPAEETTDVADHEMDKGDHNADGKAAEDEPESSSVDQAEPPEAASGEASPLLAQGETTSYIFNEVGEFPIHCEPHPNMTMKVVVEEGASTSGEAAVEIVDFAYAEAELTVAPGTVVTWTNQDTVEHNVFFE; translated from the coding sequence ATGTACAAAAGATGGAGCGCGCTTGTTGTTGGGGGCATATTGTTATTGGGAGCATGTGGACAAGAAGAAGCACAGCCTGCAGAAGAAACAACGGATGTAGCGGATCATGAAATGGACAAAGGCGATCATAATGCAGATGGAAAAGCGGCAGAAGATGAACCGGAGTCTTCTTCCGTTGATCAGGCCGAGCCGCCGGAAGCGGCAAGTGGAGAAGCTTCTCCACTATTGGCTCAAGGTGAAACAACTAGTTATATTTTTAATGAAGTGGGAGAATTCCCAATTCATTGTGAGCCGCATCCGAACATGACCATGAAAGTGGTAGTGGAAGAAGGTGCTTCGACTAGCGGGGAAGCGGCAGTGGAGATTGTGGATTTTGCTTATGCTGAAGCCGAACTGACCGTGGCTCCTGGAACGGTCGTAACTTGGACCAACCAGGATACGGTCGAACATAATGTCTTTTTCGAATAA
- the yqiS gene encoding phosphate butyryltransferase, with protein MATLAELMDEISIEADNAVAVAAAADLEVLEAVSLAIERDLASFRLYDDEAKLKQMISTSFPHLINHPKLLIFHVKGAAQAAKEAVKSVYMNDSSVLMKGHIPTAVLLKAVLNPDFGLRTGNVLSHVAAFEIEGFDRLIFITDAGMNIDPDLQQKAQIIQNAVQIARSTGVQLPIVAPLAAVEVINPAMQATLDAAALTAMNKRGQITDCIVDGPLALDNAISPIAAKHKGITGDTAGKADILLVPNIEAGNILYKSLVYFSKAKVGGIIAGAKAPIVLTSRADSAESKLYSLALALRSSNI; from the coding sequence ATGGCCACTTTAGCTGAACTAATGGATGAAATTTCTATTGAAGCAGACAATGCCGTTGCTGTAGCTGCCGCAGCCGATTTAGAAGTGCTTGAAGCCGTCAGTTTGGCAATCGAGCGAGATTTGGCCAGTTTCAGGCTATATGACGATGAAGCGAAGCTGAAACAAATGATCAGCACAAGCTTTCCGCATCTCATTAATCATCCAAAACTATTAATCTTTCATGTCAAAGGGGCAGCCCAGGCAGCCAAAGAAGCGGTCAAATCGGTTTATATGAACGACTCCAGTGTTTTGATGAAAGGCCATATACCGACAGCCGTGCTATTAAAAGCGGTGTTGAATCCAGATTTTGGCTTGCGGACCGGCAATGTATTATCCCACGTGGCAGCTTTTGAAATTGAAGGCTTTGACCGCCTGATTTTCATTACGGATGCCGGGATGAACATCGATCCTGATTTGCAGCAAAAAGCACAAATTATACAAAACGCCGTTCAAATCGCCCGCTCTACTGGCGTCCAATTGCCCATTGTGGCACCGCTGGCCGCAGTGGAAGTGATAAATCCAGCAATGCAAGCGACGCTGGACGCCGCTGCCTTAACGGCGATGAACAAGCGCGGCCAAATTACCGATTGCATCGTCGATGGGCCGCTTGCGCTCGACAATGCCATTTCCCCAATTGCTGCAAAGCATAAAGGCATTACAGGCGACACCGCAGGCAAGGCGGACATTTTGCTGGTGCCCAATATCGAAGCAGGCAACATCCTGTACAAATCATTAGTGTATTTTTCAAAAGCGAAAGTGGGAGGCATCATAGCCGGGGCAAAAGCGCCGATTGTATTGACATCCCGTGCAGACAGCGCTGAAAGCAAATTGTATTCACTGGCACTCGCACTTCGCTCGTCCAACATTTAA
- a CDS encoding glycerophosphodiester phosphodiesterase, which translates to MRKLQEVTVYAHRGASKYALENTWNAFYKACEFNVGIELDVQITKDGVVVVFHDDNLKRLGGKKYKIENILYEELKELKIGKRWSRRFSNAQIPLAYEVFQWSKEKQVPLNIEMKNSFSAHPEGPKILASMLEGLENFHVSSFNPHLLKEMKQLMPAREMALIIKKSIPLEAIRKMKWIDSIHLHRRLYSLSFLEALQEMKKNIRIYNIIGSEAAMKKIAPELKGIITDYPERITKKLRLPVKR; encoded by the coding sequence ATGAGGAAATTGCAGGAAGTGACAGTATATGCTCACCGGGGAGCTTCCAAGTATGCCCTTGAAAATACGTGGAATGCTTTTTACAAAGCCTGCGAATTTAATGTAGGCATTGAATTGGATGTGCAAATCACCAAAGATGGTGTCGTGGTAGTTTTCCATGATGATAATTTAAAGCGGCTCGGAGGCAAAAAGTATAAAATCGAAAACATCTTGTATGAAGAACTGAAAGAGTTGAAGATCGGGAAACGATGGTCGCGGCGTTTTTCAAATGCTCAAATCCCGCTGGCTTACGAAGTATTTCAATGGTCAAAAGAAAAACAAGTGCCTTTGAATATTGAAATGAAAAATTCATTCAGCGCACATCCGGAAGGACCCAAAATTTTAGCTTCCATGCTGGAAGGGTTAGAAAATTTCCATGTATCTTCTTTTAATCCCCATTTGCTGAAAGAAATGAAGCAGCTTATGCCAGCCAGGGAAATGGCGTTGATTATCAAAAAAAGCATCCCACTGGAAGCCATCCGGAAAATGAAATGGATTGATAGCATCCATCTTCATCGGCGATTGTATTCCCTGTCATTTCTTGAAGCGCTTCAAGAAATGAAAAAAAACATCCGGATTTATAACATCATCGGTTCGGAAGCCGCTATGAAAAAAATAGCCCCTGAATTAAAAGGAATCATCACCGATTATCCGGAGCGGATTACAAAAAAATTGCGTCTACCTGTCAAGAGGTAG
- the ahrC gene encoding transcriptional regulator AhrC/ArgR, which yields MNKGQRHIKIRDLISNREIETQDELVDLLKSAGYEVTQATVSRDIKELHLVKVPLQDGRYKYSLPADQRFNPMQKLHRALTDAFVSIDGASHFLIMKTLPGNAHAIGSLIDHLDWEEILGTICGDDTCLIICRDTEQREVLKQRLIEML from the coding sequence GTGAACAAAGGTCAACGCCATATAAAAATTCGTGATTTGATTTCCAACCGGGAAATTGAAACACAAGATGAACTCGTGGATTTATTGAAATCTGCCGGCTACGAAGTTACACAAGCTACTGTGTCGCGTGATATAAAAGAATTGCATTTGGTGAAAGTGCCTTTGCAGGATGGACGCTATAAATACAGCTTGCCGGCTGATCAGCGCTTCAACCCGATGCAAAAGCTGCACCGGGCCTTGACCGATGCATTCGTCAGCATTGATGGAGCCAGCCACTTTTTAATTATGAAGACATTGCCGGGAAATGCCCATGCCATCGGCTCTTTAATCGACCATTTGGACTGGGAAGAAATCCTTGGAACGATTTGCGGGGATGATACCTGCTTAATCATTTGCCGTGACACAGAACAGCGGGAAGTATTGAAACAACGATTGATCGAAATGCTATAA
- the spo0A gene encoding sporulation transcription factor Spo0A, with translation MDKIKIAIADDNRELVRLMSDYLSGQSNMEIVAVAYNGKTCIEMLKQHQVDVLVLDIIMPYLDGIAVLDAIKEDENLRGIDVIMLSAFGQESIMSQAAQYGASYFIMKPFETARLAIQINHIMQNRKDGKKPKNEEAEIDELITSLIKEIGVPPHIKGYTYLKEAVSLVLKNPDILNKVTKELYPGIAKNLDSTPARVERSIRHAIEVVWSRNETQHISKLFGYSKEHLASKPTNSQFIAMVADSIRIESKL, from the coding sequence ATGGATAAGATAAAAATTGCAATCGCAGACGATAATCGCGAATTGGTCAGGCTCATGAGTGATTATTTAAGCGGCCAATCGAACATGGAAATTGTCGCTGTCGCTTATAATGGCAAAACGTGTATCGAGATGCTGAAACAGCATCAAGTGGACGTCTTGGTCCTCGACATCATCATGCCTTATTTAGATGGCATTGCCGTTTTGGATGCCATAAAAGAAGATGAGAATTTGCGCGGGATAGACGTCATCATGCTTTCCGCTTTTGGACAGGAATCGATTATGAGCCAGGCGGCCCAGTACGGCGCTTCGTATTTCATTATGAAACCTTTTGAAACCGCGCGGCTGGCTATCCAGATCAATCATATAATGCAAAACCGAAAAGACGGCAAGAAACCGAAAAACGAAGAAGCTGAAATCGATGAACTGATTACCAGTCTTATTAAAGAAATCGGGGTTCCACCGCATATCAAAGGCTATACTTATTTAAAAGAAGCCGTTTCGCTGGTGCTGAAAAATCCGGATATTTTAAACAAAGTCACGAAAGAGCTGTATCCTGGCATCGCCAAAAACCTCGATTCAACGCCGGCGCGTGTCGAGCGTTCGATTCGCCATGCGATTGAGGTGGTCTGGAGCCGCAATGAAACCCAGCATATTTCCAAACTTTTCGGCTACAGCAAAGAACATTTGGCATCGAAACCGACCAATTCACAGTTTATCGCAATGGTTGCCGATAGCATTCGAATCGAATCTAAATTATAA
- a CDS encoding sigma 54-interacting transcriptional regulator has protein sequence MQNVLIIGGGAGGSVILQMLMESEYLNVYGIADINLEAPAVQKAKKFGIPVSQDFREFNKDEVDMVVNVSGSEKVQQELPVHFPKKTVIIPGSIANVLVRLMTEKQHFISLLREESHKQNIIFNSVEEGMVGINQKGQINFINKSAARMLEVEAETTIGRPIHEYITASELPRIYETGRTELNQELILPNGSKIVTSRFPMVDEHGETIGAFAVFKDITEVVSLAEQITDLKEVQTMLQAIIQSSDDAISVVDEKGNGLLVNPAYTRITGLQMEDVIGMPASADISEGESMHLKALQTRKPYRGVNLKVGPASREVIVNVAPIIVDNKLKGSVGVIHDTTEIRSLMKELDRARSIIRTLESKYTFDDIIGLSSEMQLSLQQAKLAAQTLVTVLLRGESGTGKELFAHAIHSASERKYNKFVRVNCAALTEELLDSELFGYEEGALPGIKSGEKRGLFEEANNGSIFLDEIGELSPMIQSKLLRVLQEHETLRIGGSTPIPINVRVIASTNANMEKALLEGTFREDLYYRLNRMPILIPPLRKRKQDIPRIVDRLLLKLNQEYGRNIETVTDKALQLLRVYDWPGNVRELENVLSRAMIFMQMNDKVLTEEHIPLNMIKAAEAKQEVTFESSVPLQEQLDTIERKILHHALTQFKGNKSKTAKQLEISLRTLYYKLEKYGLS, from the coding sequence TTGCAAAATGTACTGATTATAGGCGGCGGAGCCGGTGGTTCCGTTATTCTGCAAATGCTGATGGAATCCGAATACTTGAACGTCTATGGAATTGCGGATATTAATTTGGAGGCTCCGGCGGTTCAGAAAGCAAAAAAGTTTGGCATCCCGGTTTCTCAGGACTTTAGGGAATTTAATAAAGACGAAGTGGATATGGTGGTCAACGTGTCTGGCAGCGAAAAAGTGCAGCAGGAGCTCCCGGTTCATTTTCCAAAAAAAACCGTCATTATCCCCGGCAGTATTGCGAATGTCCTGGTCAGATTAATGACGGAGAAACAACATTTCATTTCTTTGTTGCGGGAAGAAAGCCATAAGCAGAATATCATTTTTAATTCGGTGGAAGAAGGCATGGTCGGCATCAATCAGAAGGGGCAGATCAATTTCATCAATAAAAGCGCCGCTCGGATGCTGGAAGTTGAAGCGGAAACGACCATTGGCAGGCCAATCCATGAATATATCACTGCCAGTGAATTGCCGCGCATTTATGAAACCGGCAGAACGGAATTGAATCAGGAATTGATTTTGCCGAACGGCTCGAAAATAGTCACATCCCGTTTTCCGATGGTCGATGAGCACGGTGAAACGATCGGCGCGTTCGCCGTTTTTAAAGACATCACGGAAGTGGTATCGCTTGCCGAGCAAATCACCGATTTGAAAGAAGTCCAGACCATGCTGCAGGCGATTATTCAATCGAGCGACGATGCCATTTCAGTGGTTGATGAAAAGGGCAACGGGCTCTTGGTGAATCCCGCTTATACACGGATTACCGGCCTTCAAATGGAAGACGTCATCGGCATGCCGGCTTCAGCGGATATTTCCGAAGGGGAAAGCATGCACTTGAAAGCGCTTCAAACGCGCAAGCCGTACCGGGGCGTGAACTTGAAAGTAGGGCCGGCAAGCCGTGAAGTCATCGTCAATGTTGCGCCGATCATTGTCGATAATAAATTAAAAGGCAGTGTCGGAGTCATCCATGATACTACGGAAATCCGTTCATTGATGAAAGAATTGGACCGTGCCCGGAGCATCATCCGGACCTTGGAATCGAAATATACGTTTGATGACATCATCGGCTTGAGCTCGGAAATGCAGCTCAGCCTGCAACAAGCGAAACTTGCTGCCCAGACGCTCGTGACGGTTTTGCTGCGCGGGGAATCAGGGACAGGGAAAGAACTTTTTGCCCATGCCATCCATAGCGCAAGCGAGCGGAAATACAATAAATTCGTGCGGGTGAACTGTGCCGCGCTGACTGAGGAATTGCTCGACAGTGAGCTGTTCGGCTACGAAGAAGGAGCATTGCCAGGCATCAAAAGCGGTGAAAAAAGGGGCTTGTTTGAAGAAGCGAACAACGGCAGCATTTTTCTGGATGAAATCGGCGAGCTGTCTCCGATGATCCAAAGCAAACTGCTGCGTGTCCTTCAAGAACATGAAACCTTGCGGATTGGCGGATCGACTCCGATACCCATCAATGTGCGGGTTATTGCTTCCACCAATGCCAATATGGAAAAAGCATTGCTAGAAGGGACATTCCGGGAAGATTTGTATTACCGGCTGAACCGGATGCCGATTCTTATCCCGCCGCTGCGCAAGCGAAAGCAGGACATTCCGAGAATCGTCGACCGCTTATTATTGAAATTGAACCAGGAATACGGCCGGAATATAGAAACGGTGACCGACAAAGCCTTGCAATTATTGCGGGTCTACGATTGGCCTGGCAATGTCCGGGAACTTGAAAATGTCTTGAGCCGGGCCATGATTTTCATGCAAATGAATGATAAAGTCCTGACCGAAGAACATATTCCGTTAAATATGATCAAAGCGGCAGAAGCCAAGCAGGAAGTCACTTTTGAGTCTTCAGTGCCGCTGCAGGAGCAGCTGGATACAATTGAGCGCAAGATTCTTCATCATGCACTGACACAATTTAAAGGCAATAAATCCAAAACCGCCAAACAACTTGAAATTTCACTGCGGACGCTTTATTACAAATTAGAAAAGTATGGCCTTTCATAA